One genomic segment of Ricinus communis isolate WT05 ecotype wild-type chromosome 5, ASM1957865v1, whole genome shotgun sequence includes these proteins:
- the LOC8272474 gene encoding subtilisin-like protease 3 isoform X3 — protein MPTNTFRPVQRMYTCRCFVNVGSSNNDPIVIEETNLETYIILLEKPQGADFMEFNDLHAEEAKAMEMREGFVLARPQRMVPLHTTHTPSFLGLQQNLGFWKHSNFGKGVIIGVVDSGITPDHPSFSGEGMPPPPAKWTGKCELKGTLSCNNKLIGARNFATNSNDLFDKVAHGTHTASTAAGSPVQGASYFGQANGTAIGMAPLAHLAMYKVSGRARKAGESEILAAMDAAIEEGVDILSLSLGIGTHPFYDDVIALGAYAAIQKRIFVSCSAGNSGPYSCSLSNEAPWILTVGASTVDRAIRATVLLGNKVELNGESLFQPKDFPSTLLPLVYAGANGNASSASCDHGSLKNVDVKGKIVLCEGGIETISKGQEVKDNGGAAMIVMNDDLEGFITAPRLHVLPASHVSYEAGSSIKAYINSASSPKATILFKGTVVGLSDAPQVAYFSSRGPSCASPGILKPDIIGPGVRILAAWPVSVDNTSNRFNMISGTSMSCPHLTGIAALLKSAHPDWSPAAIKSAIMTTASLDNLGGKPISDQDYVPATVFDMGAGHVNPSRANDPGLVYDIQPDDYIPYLCGLGYSDKHVRVIVQRKVKCTNVATIPEAQLNYPSFSIKLGSSPQTYTRTVTNFGQPNSAYYLEIFAPKGVDVMVTPQKITFNGVNQKATYSATFSKNGNANGLFAQGYLKWVAEGYSVGSPIAVIFE, from the exons ATGCCAACCAACACATTCCGACCTGTGCAAAGGATGTATACATGTAGATG TTTCGTCAATGTCGGTTCATCCAACAATGATCCAATTGTCATAGAGGAAACTAACTTGGAGACTTACATAATCCTCTTAGAAAAACCACAAGGCGCAGACTTCATGGAGTTTAATGATTTACATG CAGAAGAAGCAAAGGCAATGGAGATGAGGGAAGGATTTGTGTTAGCCCGCCCACAAAGGATGGTCCCTCTGCACACCACCCATACACCTAGCTTCCTGGGACTCCAGCAAAATTTGGGATTTTGGAAACATTCAAATTTTGGCAAGGGAGTGATAATTGGAGTTGTGGACAGTGGAATAACACCTGACCACCCTTCATTTAGCGGTGAAGGAATGCCCCCTCCACCGGCAAAATGGACTGGTAAATGTGAGTTGAAGGGAACATTATCATGCAACAACAAGCTTATTGGTGCAAGAAACTTCGCTACTAACAGTAATGACTTGTTCGATAAAGTGGCACACGGGACACACACAGCTAGCACAGCAGCTGGAAGTCCCGTACAAGGTGCCAGTTACTTTGGGCAGGCCAATGGAACTGCAATTGGCATGGCGCCATTGGCCCACTTGGCCATGTATAAAGTATCTGGCAGAGCCAGGAAGGCCGGCGAGAGTGAGATACTGGCTGCAATGGATGCTGCAATCGAGGAGGGCGTCGATATTCTCTCACTATCCCTTGGTATTGGTACTCATCCTTTCTATGATGATGTGATTGCATTAGGTGCGTATGCTGCTATTCAAAAAAGAATCTTTGTGAGTTGCTCAGCAGGGAATTCTGGGCCTTATAGTTGCTCTTTATCAAACGAGGCACCATGGATTCTAACGGTAGGAGCAAGCACTGTGGACAGAGCAATAAGAGCAACAGTATTACTTGGAAACAAAGTAGAGCTAAATGGAGAATCCCTTTTCCAGCCAAAAGATTTTCCTTCGACATTACTGCCACTTGTTTATGCAGGTGCAAATGGTAATGCATCATCTGCGTCCTGTGACCATGGATCATTGAAAAATGTGGATGTCAAAGGCAAGATAGTTTTGTGTGAAGGAGGGATTGAAACAATTTCCAAAGGCCAAGAAGTAAAAGATAATGGTGGTGCTGCCATGATTGTAATGAATGATGACCTTGAAGGCTTTATTACAGCACCAAGGCTTCATGTGCTTCCTGCATCGCATGTGAGTTACGAAGCAGGATCATCTATCAAAGCCTACATAAACTCAGCATCATCGCCAAAGGCTACAATTTTGTTTAAAGGTACTGTAGTTGGCTTGTCAGATGCTCCCCAAGTTGCTTACTTTTCCTCGAGAGGTCCTAGTTGCGCAAGTCCTGGGATATTGAAACCTGACATTATAGGCCCTGGTGTGAGAATTTTAGCTGCTTGGCCAGTTTCAGTTGACAATACCAGCAATAGATTCAACATGATCTCAGGCACCTCAATGTCTTGCCCCCATCTTACTGGCATTGCTGCACTACTCAAAAGTGCTCATCCTGACTGGTCACCGGCTGCCATAAAATCTGCCATCATGACTACCGCTAGTTTGGATAACCTTGGAGGCAAGCCCATTTCTGATCAAGACTATGTTCCAGCTACTGTCTTTGACATGGGTGCAGGCCATGTGAATCCATCAAGAGCAAATGATCCAGGGCTCGTTTATGATATACAACCTGATGATTATATTCCATACTTATGTGGGCTGGGTTATTCTGATAAACATGTACGGGTTATTGTACAGCGAAAAGTGAAGTGCACAAATGTTGCAACCATACCTGAAGCACAACTAAATTACCCTTCATTTTCTATCAAACTGGGGTCCAGTCCACAGACATACACAAGAACAGTTACAAACTTTGGCCAGCCAAATTCAGCTTACTACCTTGAGATCTTTGCACCAAAAGGTGTAGACGTTATGGTGACACCTCAAAAAATTACTTTCAATGGAGTAAACCAGAAGGCTACATA
- the LOC8272474 gene encoding subtilisin-like protease 3 isoform X1, protein MPTNTFRPVQRMYTCRCFVNVGSSNNDPIVIEETNLETYIILLEKPQGADFMEFNDLHGWYLSFLPANTFSSEQSRLVHSYRHVVTGFAAKLTAEEAKAMEMREGFVLARPQRMVPLHTTHTPSFLGLQQNLGFWKHSNFGKGVIIGVVDSGITPDHPSFSGEGMPPPPAKWTGKCELKGTLSCNNKLIGARNFATNSNDLFDKVAHGTHTASTAAGSPVQGASYFGQANGTAIGMAPLAHLAMYKVSGRARKAGESEILAAMDAAIEEGVDILSLSLGIGTHPFYDDVIALGAYAAIQKRIFVSCSAGNSGPYSCSLSNEAPWILTVGASTVDRAIRATVLLGNKVELNGESLFQPKDFPSTLLPLVYAGANGNASSASCDHGSLKNVDVKGKIVLCEGGIETISKGQEVKDNGGAAMIVMNDDLEGFITAPRLHVLPASHVSYEAGSSIKAYINSASSPKATILFKGTVVGLSDAPQVAYFSSRGPSCASPGILKPDIIGPGVRILAAWPVSVDNTSNRFNMISGTSMSCPHLTGIAALLKSAHPDWSPAAIKSAIMTTASLDNLGGKPISDQDYVPATVFDMGAGHVNPSRANDPGLVYDIQPDDYIPYLCGLGYSDKHVRVIVQRKVKCTNVATIPEAQLNYPSFSIKLGSSPQTYTRTVTNFGQPNSAYYLEIFAPKGVDVMVTPQKITFNGVNQKATYSATFSKNGNANGLFAQGYLKWVAEGYSVGSPIAVIFE, encoded by the exons ATGCCAACCAACACATTCCGACCTGTGCAAAGGATGTATACATGTAGATG TTTCGTCAATGTCGGTTCATCCAACAATGATCCAATTGTCATAGAGGAAACTAACTTGGAGACTTACATAATCCTCTTAGAAAAACCACAAGGCGCAGACTTCATGGAGTTTAATGATTTACATGGTTGGTATTTGTCGTTTTTGCCGGCTAACACCTTTAGTTCAGAGCAATCACGTTTGGTTCATTCCTATCGGCATGTAGTAACTGGGTTTGCTGCAAAACTTACAGCAGAAGAAGCAAAGGCAATGGAGATGAGGGAAGGATTTGTGTTAGCCCGCCCACAAAGGATGGTCCCTCTGCACACCACCCATACACCTAGCTTCCTGGGACTCCAGCAAAATTTGGGATTTTGGAAACATTCAAATTTTGGCAAGGGAGTGATAATTGGAGTTGTGGACAGTGGAATAACACCTGACCACCCTTCATTTAGCGGTGAAGGAATGCCCCCTCCACCGGCAAAATGGACTGGTAAATGTGAGTTGAAGGGAACATTATCATGCAACAACAAGCTTATTGGTGCAAGAAACTTCGCTACTAACAGTAATGACTTGTTCGATAAAGTGGCACACGGGACACACACAGCTAGCACAGCAGCTGGAAGTCCCGTACAAGGTGCCAGTTACTTTGGGCAGGCCAATGGAACTGCAATTGGCATGGCGCCATTGGCCCACTTGGCCATGTATAAAGTATCTGGCAGAGCCAGGAAGGCCGGCGAGAGTGAGATACTGGCTGCAATGGATGCTGCAATCGAGGAGGGCGTCGATATTCTCTCACTATCCCTTGGTATTGGTACTCATCCTTTCTATGATGATGTGATTGCATTAGGTGCGTATGCTGCTATTCAAAAAAGAATCTTTGTGAGTTGCTCAGCAGGGAATTCTGGGCCTTATAGTTGCTCTTTATCAAACGAGGCACCATGGATTCTAACGGTAGGAGCAAGCACTGTGGACAGAGCAATAAGAGCAACAGTATTACTTGGAAACAAAGTAGAGCTAAATGGAGAATCCCTTTTCCAGCCAAAAGATTTTCCTTCGACATTACTGCCACTTGTTTATGCAGGTGCAAATGGTAATGCATCATCTGCGTCCTGTGACCATGGATCATTGAAAAATGTGGATGTCAAAGGCAAGATAGTTTTGTGTGAAGGAGGGATTGAAACAATTTCCAAAGGCCAAGAAGTAAAAGATAATGGTGGTGCTGCCATGATTGTAATGAATGATGACCTTGAAGGCTTTATTACAGCACCAAGGCTTCATGTGCTTCCTGCATCGCATGTGAGTTACGAAGCAGGATCATCTATCAAAGCCTACATAAACTCAGCATCATCGCCAAAGGCTACAATTTTGTTTAAAGGTACTGTAGTTGGCTTGTCAGATGCTCCCCAAGTTGCTTACTTTTCCTCGAGAGGTCCTAGTTGCGCAAGTCCTGGGATATTGAAACCTGACATTATAGGCCCTGGTGTGAGAATTTTAGCTGCTTGGCCAGTTTCAGTTGACAATACCAGCAATAGATTCAACATGATCTCAGGCACCTCAATGTCTTGCCCCCATCTTACTGGCATTGCTGCACTACTCAAAAGTGCTCATCCTGACTGGTCACCGGCTGCCATAAAATCTGCCATCATGACTACCGCTAGTTTGGATAACCTTGGAGGCAAGCCCATTTCTGATCAAGACTATGTTCCAGCTACTGTCTTTGACATGGGTGCAGGCCATGTGAATCCATCAAGAGCAAATGATCCAGGGCTCGTTTATGATATACAACCTGATGATTATATTCCATACTTATGTGGGCTGGGTTATTCTGATAAACATGTACGGGTTATTGTACAGCGAAAAGTGAAGTGCACAAATGTTGCAACCATACCTGAAGCACAACTAAATTACCCTTCATTTTCTATCAAACTGGGGTCCAGTCCACAGACATACACAAGAACAGTTACAAACTTTGGCCAGCCAAATTCAGCTTACTACCTTGAGATCTTTGCACCAAAAGGTGTAGACGTTATGGTGACACCTCAAAAAATTACTTTCAATGGAGTAAACCAGAAGGCTACATA
- the LOC8272474 gene encoding subtilisin-like protease 3 isoform X2, translating to MSFVNVGSSNNDPIVIEETNLETYIILLEKPQGADFMEFNDLHGWYLSFLPANTFSSEQSRLVHSYRHVVTGFAAKLTAEEAKAMEMREGFVLARPQRMVPLHTTHTPSFLGLQQNLGFWKHSNFGKGVIIGVVDSGITPDHPSFSGEGMPPPPAKWTGKCELKGTLSCNNKLIGARNFATNSNDLFDKVAHGTHTASTAAGSPVQGASYFGQANGTAIGMAPLAHLAMYKVSGRARKAGESEILAAMDAAIEEGVDILSLSLGIGTHPFYDDVIALGAYAAIQKRIFVSCSAGNSGPYSCSLSNEAPWILTVGASTVDRAIRATVLLGNKVELNGESLFQPKDFPSTLLPLVYAGANGNASSASCDHGSLKNVDVKGKIVLCEGGIETISKGQEVKDNGGAAMIVMNDDLEGFITAPRLHVLPASHVSYEAGSSIKAYINSASSPKATILFKGTVVGLSDAPQVAYFSSRGPSCASPGILKPDIIGPGVRILAAWPVSVDNTSNRFNMISGTSMSCPHLTGIAALLKSAHPDWSPAAIKSAIMTTASLDNLGGKPISDQDYVPATVFDMGAGHVNPSRANDPGLVYDIQPDDYIPYLCGLGYSDKHVRVIVQRKVKCTNVATIPEAQLNYPSFSIKLGSSPQTYTRTVTNFGQPNSAYYLEIFAPKGVDVMVTPQKITFNGVNQKATYSATFSKNGNANGLFAQGYLKWVAEGYSVGSPIAVIFE from the coding sequence TTTCGTCAATGTCGGTTCATCCAACAATGATCCAATTGTCATAGAGGAAACTAACTTGGAGACTTACATAATCCTCTTAGAAAAACCACAAGGCGCAGACTTCATGGAGTTTAATGATTTACATGGTTGGTATTTGTCGTTTTTGCCGGCTAACACCTTTAGTTCAGAGCAATCACGTTTGGTTCATTCCTATCGGCATGTAGTAACTGGGTTTGCTGCAAAACTTACAGCAGAAGAAGCAAAGGCAATGGAGATGAGGGAAGGATTTGTGTTAGCCCGCCCACAAAGGATGGTCCCTCTGCACACCACCCATACACCTAGCTTCCTGGGACTCCAGCAAAATTTGGGATTTTGGAAACATTCAAATTTTGGCAAGGGAGTGATAATTGGAGTTGTGGACAGTGGAATAACACCTGACCACCCTTCATTTAGCGGTGAAGGAATGCCCCCTCCACCGGCAAAATGGACTGGTAAATGTGAGTTGAAGGGAACATTATCATGCAACAACAAGCTTATTGGTGCAAGAAACTTCGCTACTAACAGTAATGACTTGTTCGATAAAGTGGCACACGGGACACACACAGCTAGCACAGCAGCTGGAAGTCCCGTACAAGGTGCCAGTTACTTTGGGCAGGCCAATGGAACTGCAATTGGCATGGCGCCATTGGCCCACTTGGCCATGTATAAAGTATCTGGCAGAGCCAGGAAGGCCGGCGAGAGTGAGATACTGGCTGCAATGGATGCTGCAATCGAGGAGGGCGTCGATATTCTCTCACTATCCCTTGGTATTGGTACTCATCCTTTCTATGATGATGTGATTGCATTAGGTGCGTATGCTGCTATTCAAAAAAGAATCTTTGTGAGTTGCTCAGCAGGGAATTCTGGGCCTTATAGTTGCTCTTTATCAAACGAGGCACCATGGATTCTAACGGTAGGAGCAAGCACTGTGGACAGAGCAATAAGAGCAACAGTATTACTTGGAAACAAAGTAGAGCTAAATGGAGAATCCCTTTTCCAGCCAAAAGATTTTCCTTCGACATTACTGCCACTTGTTTATGCAGGTGCAAATGGTAATGCATCATCTGCGTCCTGTGACCATGGATCATTGAAAAATGTGGATGTCAAAGGCAAGATAGTTTTGTGTGAAGGAGGGATTGAAACAATTTCCAAAGGCCAAGAAGTAAAAGATAATGGTGGTGCTGCCATGATTGTAATGAATGATGACCTTGAAGGCTTTATTACAGCACCAAGGCTTCATGTGCTTCCTGCATCGCATGTGAGTTACGAAGCAGGATCATCTATCAAAGCCTACATAAACTCAGCATCATCGCCAAAGGCTACAATTTTGTTTAAAGGTACTGTAGTTGGCTTGTCAGATGCTCCCCAAGTTGCTTACTTTTCCTCGAGAGGTCCTAGTTGCGCAAGTCCTGGGATATTGAAACCTGACATTATAGGCCCTGGTGTGAGAATTTTAGCTGCTTGGCCAGTTTCAGTTGACAATACCAGCAATAGATTCAACATGATCTCAGGCACCTCAATGTCTTGCCCCCATCTTACTGGCATTGCTGCACTACTCAAAAGTGCTCATCCTGACTGGTCACCGGCTGCCATAAAATCTGCCATCATGACTACCGCTAGTTTGGATAACCTTGGAGGCAAGCCCATTTCTGATCAAGACTATGTTCCAGCTACTGTCTTTGACATGGGTGCAGGCCATGTGAATCCATCAAGAGCAAATGATCCAGGGCTCGTTTATGATATACAACCTGATGATTATATTCCATACTTATGTGGGCTGGGTTATTCTGATAAACATGTACGGGTTATTGTACAGCGAAAAGTGAAGTGCACAAATGTTGCAACCATACCTGAAGCACAACTAAATTACCCTTCATTTTCTATCAAACTGGGGTCCAGTCCACAGACATACACAAGAACAGTTACAAACTTTGGCCAGCCAAATTCAGCTTACTACCTTGAGATCTTTGCACCAAAAGGTGTAGACGTTATGGTGACACCTCAAAAAATTACTTTCAATGGAGTAAACCAGAAGGCTACATA
- the LOC8272474 gene encoding subtilisin-like protease 3 isoform X4, with protein sequence MEFNDLHGWYLSFLPANTFSSEQSRLVHSYRHVVTGFAAKLTAEEAKAMEMREGFVLARPQRMVPLHTTHTPSFLGLQQNLGFWKHSNFGKGVIIGVVDSGITPDHPSFSGEGMPPPPAKWTGKCELKGTLSCNNKLIGARNFATNSNDLFDKVAHGTHTASTAAGSPVQGASYFGQANGTAIGMAPLAHLAMYKVSGRARKAGESEILAAMDAAIEEGVDILSLSLGIGTHPFYDDVIALGAYAAIQKRIFVSCSAGNSGPYSCSLSNEAPWILTVGASTVDRAIRATVLLGNKVELNGESLFQPKDFPSTLLPLVYAGANGNASSASCDHGSLKNVDVKGKIVLCEGGIETISKGQEVKDNGGAAMIVMNDDLEGFITAPRLHVLPASHVSYEAGSSIKAYINSASSPKATILFKGTVVGLSDAPQVAYFSSRGPSCASPGILKPDIIGPGVRILAAWPVSVDNTSNRFNMISGTSMSCPHLTGIAALLKSAHPDWSPAAIKSAIMTTASLDNLGGKPISDQDYVPATVFDMGAGHVNPSRANDPGLVYDIQPDDYIPYLCGLGYSDKHVRVIVQRKVKCTNVATIPEAQLNYPSFSIKLGSSPQTYTRTVTNFGQPNSAYYLEIFAPKGVDVMVTPQKITFNGVNQKATYSATFSKNGNANGLFAQGYLKWVAEGYSVGSPIAVIFE encoded by the coding sequence ATGGAGTTTAATGATTTACATGGTTGGTATTTGTCGTTTTTGCCGGCTAACACCTTTAGTTCAGAGCAATCACGTTTGGTTCATTCCTATCGGCATGTAGTAACTGGGTTTGCTGCAAAACTTACAGCAGAAGAAGCAAAGGCAATGGAGATGAGGGAAGGATTTGTGTTAGCCCGCCCACAAAGGATGGTCCCTCTGCACACCACCCATACACCTAGCTTCCTGGGACTCCAGCAAAATTTGGGATTTTGGAAACATTCAAATTTTGGCAAGGGAGTGATAATTGGAGTTGTGGACAGTGGAATAACACCTGACCACCCTTCATTTAGCGGTGAAGGAATGCCCCCTCCACCGGCAAAATGGACTGGTAAATGTGAGTTGAAGGGAACATTATCATGCAACAACAAGCTTATTGGTGCAAGAAACTTCGCTACTAACAGTAATGACTTGTTCGATAAAGTGGCACACGGGACACACACAGCTAGCACAGCAGCTGGAAGTCCCGTACAAGGTGCCAGTTACTTTGGGCAGGCCAATGGAACTGCAATTGGCATGGCGCCATTGGCCCACTTGGCCATGTATAAAGTATCTGGCAGAGCCAGGAAGGCCGGCGAGAGTGAGATACTGGCTGCAATGGATGCTGCAATCGAGGAGGGCGTCGATATTCTCTCACTATCCCTTGGTATTGGTACTCATCCTTTCTATGATGATGTGATTGCATTAGGTGCGTATGCTGCTATTCAAAAAAGAATCTTTGTGAGTTGCTCAGCAGGGAATTCTGGGCCTTATAGTTGCTCTTTATCAAACGAGGCACCATGGATTCTAACGGTAGGAGCAAGCACTGTGGACAGAGCAATAAGAGCAACAGTATTACTTGGAAACAAAGTAGAGCTAAATGGAGAATCCCTTTTCCAGCCAAAAGATTTTCCTTCGACATTACTGCCACTTGTTTATGCAGGTGCAAATGGTAATGCATCATCTGCGTCCTGTGACCATGGATCATTGAAAAATGTGGATGTCAAAGGCAAGATAGTTTTGTGTGAAGGAGGGATTGAAACAATTTCCAAAGGCCAAGAAGTAAAAGATAATGGTGGTGCTGCCATGATTGTAATGAATGATGACCTTGAAGGCTTTATTACAGCACCAAGGCTTCATGTGCTTCCTGCATCGCATGTGAGTTACGAAGCAGGATCATCTATCAAAGCCTACATAAACTCAGCATCATCGCCAAAGGCTACAATTTTGTTTAAAGGTACTGTAGTTGGCTTGTCAGATGCTCCCCAAGTTGCTTACTTTTCCTCGAGAGGTCCTAGTTGCGCAAGTCCTGGGATATTGAAACCTGACATTATAGGCCCTGGTGTGAGAATTTTAGCTGCTTGGCCAGTTTCAGTTGACAATACCAGCAATAGATTCAACATGATCTCAGGCACCTCAATGTCTTGCCCCCATCTTACTGGCATTGCTGCACTACTCAAAAGTGCTCATCCTGACTGGTCACCGGCTGCCATAAAATCTGCCATCATGACTACCGCTAGTTTGGATAACCTTGGAGGCAAGCCCATTTCTGATCAAGACTATGTTCCAGCTACTGTCTTTGACATGGGTGCAGGCCATGTGAATCCATCAAGAGCAAATGATCCAGGGCTCGTTTATGATATACAACCTGATGATTATATTCCATACTTATGTGGGCTGGGTTATTCTGATAAACATGTACGGGTTATTGTACAGCGAAAAGTGAAGTGCACAAATGTTGCAACCATACCTGAAGCACAACTAAATTACCCTTCATTTTCTATCAAACTGGGGTCCAGTCCACAGACATACACAAGAACAGTTACAAACTTTGGCCAGCCAAATTCAGCTTACTACCTTGAGATCTTTGCACCAAAAGGTGTAGACGTTATGGTGACACCTCAAAAAATTACTTTCAATGGAGTAAACCAGAAGGCTACATA
- the LOC8272474 gene encoding subtilisin-like protease 3 isoform X5: MEFNDLHAEEAKAMEMREGFVLARPQRMVPLHTTHTPSFLGLQQNLGFWKHSNFGKGVIIGVVDSGITPDHPSFSGEGMPPPPAKWTGKCELKGTLSCNNKLIGARNFATNSNDLFDKVAHGTHTASTAAGSPVQGASYFGQANGTAIGMAPLAHLAMYKVSGRARKAGESEILAAMDAAIEEGVDILSLSLGIGTHPFYDDVIALGAYAAIQKRIFVSCSAGNSGPYSCSLSNEAPWILTVGASTVDRAIRATVLLGNKVELNGESLFQPKDFPSTLLPLVYAGANGNASSASCDHGSLKNVDVKGKIVLCEGGIETISKGQEVKDNGGAAMIVMNDDLEGFITAPRLHVLPASHVSYEAGSSIKAYINSASSPKATILFKGTVVGLSDAPQVAYFSSRGPSCASPGILKPDIIGPGVRILAAWPVSVDNTSNRFNMISGTSMSCPHLTGIAALLKSAHPDWSPAAIKSAIMTTASLDNLGGKPISDQDYVPATVFDMGAGHVNPSRANDPGLVYDIQPDDYIPYLCGLGYSDKHVRVIVQRKVKCTNVATIPEAQLNYPSFSIKLGSSPQTYTRTVTNFGQPNSAYYLEIFAPKGVDVMVTPQKITFNGVNQKATYSATFSKNGNANGLFAQGYLKWVAEGYSVGSPIAVIFE, translated from the exons ATGGAGTTTAATGATTTACATG CAGAAGAAGCAAAGGCAATGGAGATGAGGGAAGGATTTGTGTTAGCCCGCCCACAAAGGATGGTCCCTCTGCACACCACCCATACACCTAGCTTCCTGGGACTCCAGCAAAATTTGGGATTTTGGAAACATTCAAATTTTGGCAAGGGAGTGATAATTGGAGTTGTGGACAGTGGAATAACACCTGACCACCCTTCATTTAGCGGTGAAGGAATGCCCCCTCCACCGGCAAAATGGACTGGTAAATGTGAGTTGAAGGGAACATTATCATGCAACAACAAGCTTATTGGTGCAAGAAACTTCGCTACTAACAGTAATGACTTGTTCGATAAAGTGGCACACGGGACACACACAGCTAGCACAGCAGCTGGAAGTCCCGTACAAGGTGCCAGTTACTTTGGGCAGGCCAATGGAACTGCAATTGGCATGGCGCCATTGGCCCACTTGGCCATGTATAAAGTATCTGGCAGAGCCAGGAAGGCCGGCGAGAGTGAGATACTGGCTGCAATGGATGCTGCAATCGAGGAGGGCGTCGATATTCTCTCACTATCCCTTGGTATTGGTACTCATCCTTTCTATGATGATGTGATTGCATTAGGTGCGTATGCTGCTATTCAAAAAAGAATCTTTGTGAGTTGCTCAGCAGGGAATTCTGGGCCTTATAGTTGCTCTTTATCAAACGAGGCACCATGGATTCTAACGGTAGGAGCAAGCACTGTGGACAGAGCAATAAGAGCAACAGTATTACTTGGAAACAAAGTAGAGCTAAATGGAGAATCCCTTTTCCAGCCAAAAGATTTTCCTTCGACATTACTGCCACTTGTTTATGCAGGTGCAAATGGTAATGCATCATCTGCGTCCTGTGACCATGGATCATTGAAAAATGTGGATGTCAAAGGCAAGATAGTTTTGTGTGAAGGAGGGATTGAAACAATTTCCAAAGGCCAAGAAGTAAAAGATAATGGTGGTGCTGCCATGATTGTAATGAATGATGACCTTGAAGGCTTTATTACAGCACCAAGGCTTCATGTGCTTCCTGCATCGCATGTGAGTTACGAAGCAGGATCATCTATCAAAGCCTACATAAACTCAGCATCATCGCCAAAGGCTACAATTTTGTTTAAAGGTACTGTAGTTGGCTTGTCAGATGCTCCCCAAGTTGCTTACTTTTCCTCGAGAGGTCCTAGTTGCGCAAGTCCTGGGATATTGAAACCTGACATTATAGGCCCTGGTGTGAGAATTTTAGCTGCTTGGCCAGTTTCAGTTGACAATACCAGCAATAGATTCAACATGATCTCAGGCACCTCAATGTCTTGCCCCCATCTTACTGGCATTGCTGCACTACTCAAAAGTGCTCATCCTGACTGGTCACCGGCTGCCATAAAATCTGCCATCATGACTACCGCTAGTTTGGATAACCTTGGAGGCAAGCCCATTTCTGATCAAGACTATGTTCCAGCTACTGTCTTTGACATGGGTGCAGGCCATGTGAATCCATCAAGAGCAAATGATCCAGGGCTCGTTTATGATATACAACCTGATGATTATATTCCATACTTATGTGGGCTGGGTTATTCTGATAAACATGTACGGGTTATTGTACAGCGAAAAGTGAAGTGCACAAATGTTGCAACCATACCTGAAGCACAACTAAATTACCCTTCATTTTCTATCAAACTGGGGTCCAGTCCACAGACATACACAAGAACAGTTACAAACTTTGGCCAGCCAAATTCAGCTTACTACCTTGAGATCTTTGCACCAAAAGGTGTAGACGTTATGGTGACACCTCAAAAAATTACTTTCAATGGAGTAAACCAGAAGGCTACATA